One genomic window of Cupriavidus oxalaticus includes the following:
- the recA gene encoding recombinase RecA — protein MDDKKAGAGVSAEKQKALAAALSQIEKQFGKGSIMRLGDGEVEKDIQVVSTGSLGLDIALGVGGLPRGRVVEIYGPESSGKTTLTLQVVAEMQKLGGTCAFIDAEHALDVSYAGKLGVNVGDLLISQPDTGEQALEITDALVRSGSIDLIVIDSVAALVPKAEIEGEMGDSLPGLQARLMSQALRKLTGTIKRTNCLVIFINQIRMKIGVMFGSPETTTGGNALKFYASVRLDIRRIGSIKKGDDVIGNETKVKVVKNKVSPPFREAFFDILYGQGISRQGEIIDLGVDAKIVEKSGAWYSYNGDKIGQGKDNAREYLRENPDIAEEIENKVRAALGVAPTNVVPAEVLED, from the coding sequence ATGGACGACAAGAAGGCAGGTGCGGGCGTGAGCGCCGAGAAGCAGAAGGCGCTTGCCGCCGCGCTCTCCCAGATCGAGAAGCAGTTCGGCAAGGGCTCGATCATGCGCCTGGGCGACGGCGAGGTCGAGAAGGACATCCAGGTGGTCTCCACCGGTTCGCTCGGCCTGGACATCGCGCTTGGCGTCGGCGGCCTGCCGCGCGGCCGCGTGGTCGAGATCTATGGTCCGGAATCGTCGGGCAAGACCACGCTGACGCTGCAGGTCGTGGCCGAAATGCAGAAGCTGGGCGGCACCTGCGCCTTTATCGACGCCGAGCACGCGCTGGATGTCAGCTACGCCGGCAAGCTGGGCGTGAACGTCGGCGACCTGCTGATCTCGCAGCCGGACACCGGCGAGCAGGCGCTGGAAATCACCGACGCGCTGGTGCGCTCGGGCTCGATCGACCTGATCGTGATCGACTCGGTGGCGGCGCTGGTGCCCAAGGCCGAAATCGAAGGCGAAATGGGCGACTCGCTGCCCGGCCTGCAGGCCCGCCTGATGAGCCAGGCGCTGCGCAAGCTGACCGGCACCATCAAGCGCACCAACTGCCTGGTAATCTTCATCAACCAGATCCGCATGAAGATCGGCGTGATGTTCGGCTCGCCGGAAACCACCACCGGCGGCAATGCGCTGAAGTTCTACGCCTCGGTGCGCCTGGATATCCGCCGCATCGGCTCGATCAAGAAGGGCGACGACGTCATCGGCAACGAGACCAAGGTCAAGGTGGTCAAGAACAAGGTCTCGCCGCCGTTCCGCGAAGCCTTCTTCGACATCCTGTACGGCCAGGGCATTTCCCGCCAGGGCGAGATCATCGACCTGGGCGTGGACGCCAAGATCGTCGAGAAGTCGGGCGCGTGGTACAGCTACAACGGCGACAAGATCGGCCAGGGCAAGGACAACGCGCGCGAATACCTGCGCGAGAACCCGGACATCGCCGAAGAGATCGAGAACAAGGTGCGTGCCGCGCTGGGTGTGGCGCCGACCAACGTCGTGCCGGCCGAAGTGCTGGAAGACTGA
- the recX gene encoding recombination regulator RecX: protein MATRPPLSLKARAVGYLSRREHSRAELARKLAPHAESPEQLEQLLDALERENWLSNQRFADSLVHRRGARYGAARVMQEAKTHKLDSEQLGELQERLRATETERAREVWRKRFGVPPDTPEARARQIRFMVARGFSRAVVSKIIQGADEAYGDDD, encoded by the coding sequence ATGGCCACGCGTCCCCCCCTGTCCCTGAAGGCCCGCGCCGTCGGCTACCTGTCGCGCCGCGAGCACAGCCGCGCCGAGCTGGCGCGCAAGCTGGCGCCCCATGCCGAATCGCCGGAACAGCTCGAGCAGTTGCTCGATGCGCTCGAGCGCGAGAACTGGCTGTCCAACCAGCGCTTTGCCGACAGCCTGGTCCATCGCCGCGGCGCCCGCTATGGCGCGGCCAGGGTGATGCAGGAAGCCAAGACCCACAAGCTGGACAGCGAACAGCTGGGCGAACTGCAGGAAAGGCTGCGCGCCACCGAGACCGAGCGCGCCCGCGAGGTCTGGCGCAAGCGTTTCGGCGTGCCGCCGGATACGCCGGAGGCACGTGCCAGGCAGATCCGATTCATGGTGGCGCGGGGATTCTCCCGGGCGGTGGTCAGCAAGATCATCCAGGGCGCTGACGAAGCGTACGGCGACGACGACTGA